In Anas acuta chromosome 21, bAnaAcu1.1, whole genome shotgun sequence, one genomic interval encodes:
- the LCK gene encoding tyrosine-protein kinase Lck isoform X2 has protein sequence MGCCCSSDYDDDWIENIDICEHCNYPIDPDSKRQLIRNGSEVRDPLVSYEATSPPCSPLQDKLVVALYDYEPTHDGDLGLQKGEKLRVLEESGEWWRAQSLTTGQEGLIPYNFVAMVNSLEPEPWFFKNLSRKDAERQLLASGNTHGSFLIRESETSKGSYSLSVRDFDQNQGETVKHYKIRNMDNGGYYISPRVTFSSLHELVEYYTRSSDGLCTRLGKPCRTQKPQKPWWQDEWEVPRESLKLVEKLGAGQFGEVWMGFYNGHTKVAIKNLKQGSMSPSAFLAEANLMKNLQHPRLVRLYAVVTKEPIYIITEYMEKGSLVDFLKTSEGVKLSINKLLDMAAQIAEGMAFIEAKNYIHRDLRAANILVSDTLCCKIADFGLARLIEDNEYTAREGAKFPIKWTAPEAINYGTFTIKSDVWSFGILLTEIVTYGRIPYPGMTNPEVIQNLERGYRMPQPDNCPPELYELMVQCWKERPEERPTFDYMKSVLEDFFTATEGQYQQQP, from the exons atgggctgctgctgcagctcggACTACGACGACGACTGGATCGAGAACATCGACATCTGCGAGCACTGCAACTACCCCATCGACCCCGACAGCAAGCGCCAG ctgatCCGCAATGGCTCCGAGGTGCGCGATCCCCTGGTGTCCTACGAGGCCACGTCTCCGCCGTGCTCCCCCCTGCAGG ACAAGCTGGTGGTGGCCCTGTACGACTACGAGCCCACCCACGACGGGGAcctggggctgcagaagggCGAGAAGCTGCGCGTCCTGGAAGA GAGCGGGGAGTGGTGGAGGGCGCAGTCGCTCACCACGGGCCAGGAGGGTTTGATCCCCTACAATTTCGTGGCCATGGTGAACAGCCTGGAGCCCGAGCC GTGGTTCTTCAAAAACCTCAGCCGCAAGGACGCCGAGAGACAGCTCCTGGCCTCGGGCAACACGCACGGCTCCTTCCTCATCCGCGAGAGCGAGACCTCCAAAG gctccTACTCGCTGTCGGTGAGGGACTTTGACCAGAACCAGGGCGAGACGGTGAAGCACTACAAGATCCGCAACATGGACAACGGGGGGTACTACATCTCCCCCCGCGTCACCTTCAGCAGCCTGCACGAGCTGGTGGAGTATTACACAC GCAGCTCGGACGGGCTGTGCACCCGCCTGGGCAAGCCGTGCCGGACCCAGAAGCCGCAGAAGCCGTGGTGGCAGGACGAGTGGGAGGTGCCGCGGGAGTCGCTGAAACTGGTGGAGAAGCTGGGAGCGGGGCAGTTTGGAGAAGTCTGGATGG GCTTCTACAACGGCCACACCAAGGTGGCCATCAAGAACCTGAAGCAGGGCAGCATGTCGCCCAGCGCCTTCCTGGCGGAGGCCAACCTCATGAAGAACCTGCAGCACCCGCGGCTGGTGCGGCTGTACGCCGTGGTGACCAAGGAGCCCATCTACATCATCACCGAGTACATGGAGAAGG GCAGCCTGGTGGATTTCCTCAAGACCTCGGAGGGAGTGAAGCTCAGCATCAACAAGCTGCTGGACATGGCCGCGCAG ATCGCCGAAGGCATGGCCTTCATCGAGGCCAAGAACTACATCCACCGCGACCTGCGGGCTGCCAACATCCTCGTGTCGGACACGCTGTGCTGCAAAATCGCCGATTTTGGGCTGGCTCGCCTCATCGAGGACAACGAGTACACGGCTCGCGAGG gggctAAATTCCCCATCAAGTGGACGGCGCCGGAGGCGATTAATTACGGGACGTTCACCATCAAGTCGGACGTCTGGTCCTTCGGCATCCTGCTCACCGAGATCGTCACCTACGGCCGGATCCCGTATCCAG GGATGACCAACCCCGAGGTGATCCAGAACCTGGAGCGGGGGTACCGCATGCCGCAGCCCGACAACTGCCCGCCGGAGCTGTACGAGCTGATGGTGCAGTGCTGGAAGGAGCGGCCCGAGGAGCGGCCCACCTTCGACTACATGAAGAGCGTGCTGGAGGACTTCTTCACCGCCACCGAGGGCCAgtaccagcagcagccctga
- the LCK gene encoding tyrosine-protein kinase Lck isoform X1, which yields MGCCCSSDYDDDWIENIDICEHCNYPIDPDSKRQQLIRNGSEVRDPLVSYEATSPPCSPLQDKLVVALYDYEPTHDGDLGLQKGEKLRVLEESGEWWRAQSLTTGQEGLIPYNFVAMVNSLEPEPWFFKNLSRKDAERQLLASGNTHGSFLIRESETSKGSYSLSVRDFDQNQGETVKHYKIRNMDNGGYYISPRVTFSSLHELVEYYTRSSDGLCTRLGKPCRTQKPQKPWWQDEWEVPRESLKLVEKLGAGQFGEVWMGFYNGHTKVAIKNLKQGSMSPSAFLAEANLMKNLQHPRLVRLYAVVTKEPIYIITEYMEKGSLVDFLKTSEGVKLSINKLLDMAAQIAEGMAFIEAKNYIHRDLRAANILVSDTLCCKIADFGLARLIEDNEYTAREGAKFPIKWTAPEAINYGTFTIKSDVWSFGILLTEIVTYGRIPYPGMTNPEVIQNLERGYRMPQPDNCPPELYELMVQCWKERPEERPTFDYMKSVLEDFFTATEGQYQQQP from the exons atgggctgctgctgcagctcggACTACGACGACGACTGGATCGAGAACATCGACATCTGCGAGCACTGCAACTACCCCATCGACCCCGACAGCAAGCGCCAG cagctgatCCGCAATGGCTCCGAGGTGCGCGATCCCCTGGTGTCCTACGAGGCCACGTCTCCGCCGTGCTCCCCCCTGCAGG ACAAGCTGGTGGTGGCCCTGTACGACTACGAGCCCACCCACGACGGGGAcctggggctgcagaagggCGAGAAGCTGCGCGTCCTGGAAGA GAGCGGGGAGTGGTGGAGGGCGCAGTCGCTCACCACGGGCCAGGAGGGTTTGATCCCCTACAATTTCGTGGCCATGGTGAACAGCCTGGAGCCCGAGCC GTGGTTCTTCAAAAACCTCAGCCGCAAGGACGCCGAGAGACAGCTCCTGGCCTCGGGCAACACGCACGGCTCCTTCCTCATCCGCGAGAGCGAGACCTCCAAAG gctccTACTCGCTGTCGGTGAGGGACTTTGACCAGAACCAGGGCGAGACGGTGAAGCACTACAAGATCCGCAACATGGACAACGGGGGGTACTACATCTCCCCCCGCGTCACCTTCAGCAGCCTGCACGAGCTGGTGGAGTATTACACAC GCAGCTCGGACGGGCTGTGCACCCGCCTGGGCAAGCCGTGCCGGACCCAGAAGCCGCAGAAGCCGTGGTGGCAGGACGAGTGGGAGGTGCCGCGGGAGTCGCTGAAACTGGTGGAGAAGCTGGGAGCGGGGCAGTTTGGAGAAGTCTGGATGG GCTTCTACAACGGCCACACCAAGGTGGCCATCAAGAACCTGAAGCAGGGCAGCATGTCGCCCAGCGCCTTCCTGGCGGAGGCCAACCTCATGAAGAACCTGCAGCACCCGCGGCTGGTGCGGCTGTACGCCGTGGTGACCAAGGAGCCCATCTACATCATCACCGAGTACATGGAGAAGG GCAGCCTGGTGGATTTCCTCAAGACCTCGGAGGGAGTGAAGCTCAGCATCAACAAGCTGCTGGACATGGCCGCGCAG ATCGCCGAAGGCATGGCCTTCATCGAGGCCAAGAACTACATCCACCGCGACCTGCGGGCTGCCAACATCCTCGTGTCGGACACGCTGTGCTGCAAAATCGCCGATTTTGGGCTGGCTCGCCTCATCGAGGACAACGAGTACACGGCTCGCGAGG gggctAAATTCCCCATCAAGTGGACGGCGCCGGAGGCGATTAATTACGGGACGTTCACCATCAAGTCGGACGTCTGGTCCTTCGGCATCCTGCTCACCGAGATCGTCACCTACGGCCGGATCCCGTATCCAG GGATGACCAACCCCGAGGTGATCCAGAACCTGGAGCGGGGGTACCGCATGCCGCAGCCCGACAACTGCCCGCCGGAGCTGTACGAGCTGATGGTGCAGTGCTGGAAGGAGCGGCCCGAGGAGCGGCCCACCTTCGACTACATGAAGAGCGTGCTGGAGGACTTCTTCACCGCCACCGAGGGCCAgtaccagcagcagccctga
- the FAM167B gene encoding protein FAM167B isoform X2 yields the protein MALGQLRFSELGAEEPPMGEESLEGLKALTAKLKLQTRRPSYLEWEARVRGQPWGSRTPGGAEGTPGNPRGERDGGGVCGFPTVGEALEWLRTELELQAADQRLAQQLMRLRAQLHRLKVEQACHQHKEMLDDATFGLEGCEEDSDLLCNIPPKAAFLLSMPLKHIGVTRMNINSRRFSLC from the exons ATGGCCCTGGGGCAGCTGAGATTCAGCGAGCTGGGTGCCGAGGAGCCACCCATGGGCGAGGAGAGCCTGGAGGGCCTCAAGGCGCTGACGGCCAAGCTGAAGCTGCAGACGCGGCGCCCGTCCTACCTCGAGTGGGAGGCCAGGGTGcgggggcagccctggggcagccggACCCCCGGGGGGGCCGAGGGGACCCCGGGGAACCCCAGGGGCGAGCGGGACGGCGGCGGCGTCTGCGGCTTCCCCACCGTGGGGGAGGCTCTGGAGTGGCTCAGGACGGAGCTG gagctgcaggctgcagaccAGCGCCTGGCACAGCAGCTGATGCGCCTGCGGGCGCAGCTGCACCGGCTGAAGGTGGAGCAGGCTTGCCACCAGCACAAGGAGATGCTGGACGACGCCACCTTCGGCCTCGAGGGCTGCGAGGAAGACTCGGATCTGCTCTGCAACATCCCCCCCAAGGCCGCCTTCCTGCTCTCCATGCCGCTGAAGCACATCGGCGTCACCCGCATGAACATCAACTCCCGGCGCTTCTCCCTCTGCTGA
- the FAM167B gene encoding protein FAM167B isoform X1, which translates to MALGQLRFSELGAEEPPMGEESLEGLKALTAKLKLQTRRPSYLEWEARVRGQPWGSRTPGGAEGTPGNPRGERDGGGVCGFPTVGEALEWLRTELQELQAADQRLAQQLMRLRAQLHRLKVEQACHQHKEMLDDATFGLEGCEEDSDLLCNIPPKAAFLLSMPLKHIGVTRMNINSRRFSLC; encoded by the exons ATGGCCCTGGGGCAGCTGAGATTCAGCGAGCTGGGTGCCGAGGAGCCACCCATGGGCGAGGAGAGCCTGGAGGGCCTCAAGGCGCTGACGGCCAAGCTGAAGCTGCAGACGCGGCGCCCGTCCTACCTCGAGTGGGAGGCCAGGGTGcgggggcagccctggggcagccggACCCCCGGGGGGGCCGAGGGGACCCCGGGGAACCCCAGGGGCGAGCGGGACGGCGGCGGCGTCTGCGGCTTCCCCACCGTGGGGGAGGCTCTGGAGTGGCTCAGGACGGAGCTG caggagctgcaggctgcagaccAGCGCCTGGCACAGCAGCTGATGCGCCTGCGGGCGCAGCTGCACCGGCTGAAGGTGGAGCAGGCTTGCCACCAGCACAAGGAGATGCTGGACGACGCCACCTTCGGCCTCGAGGGCTGCGAGGAAGACTCGGATCTGCTCTGCAACATCCCCCCCAAGGCCGCCTTCCTGCTCTCCATGCCGCTGAAGCACATCGGCGTCACCCGCATGAACATCAACTCCCGGCGCTTCTCCCTCTGCTGA